The Nocardia sp. NBC_01329 sequence GCGGCGACGGCCTGCCGCGCCGTAGCGGTGAGCCGGACCCGGATGCCGTACAGCGCCCGCCGATACGGTTCGTCGGCGTAGGTCTGCGGGTCCGGGTAACCGCCCTCGGCGAGCGCGCGCAGCGCCGGGGTCACCGAGACCAGTCGTGCCGACAACGCCAGCGTCTTCTCCAGCTGCACCAGATCCCGCAGATAGCGCCCGAACGCCACTGCCGCGGCTTGGACGGCGGCCGTCCGCACCACCTCCGCTGTCACATACGGGTTCCCGTCCCGGTCACCGCCGATCCACGAACCGGGCCGCAGTATGGGTTTCGGTAAAAGCCGTTGTTCGGGCCAGCGGGACCTCAGCGCCGCCCGCACCCCGGCATTGATCGCGGGGATGACATCGAGCAAGGTGAGCTCGTAGTACCGGAGGCCGACCGCGATCTCGTCCTGGATGCGCAGCCGCGCCAACCGGATCAGGGCGGTACGCCAGAGGGTGAGCACCTGCCGCCGGATCTCGATCTCCAGAGTTTTCCGTTCGGGCTCCGGGGCACGCAGCCGTTGCCGCATGAGTTCGGTGATACGGCTCTGGGTGTCGAAGACCGTGCGGCGCCGGGTCTCGGTGGGATGCGCCGTGATCACCGGTGACACCAACGCGTCGGACAGCAGTTCGGCCACCCGCGCACCCGGCACGGCGGCCGCGTCCAGCTTCCGGTAGGTGGCGGCCAGGGACGAATCCTGCGGTGCTTCGCCGGCCGCCTCGTGGGCGGCGCGGCGTCTGTCACGCTGGATATCCTCGGCGAGATTGGCCAGCAAGACGAAATAGCTGAACGCCCGGATCAGCGGAAGGGCGACCGAGATGTCGACTCCGGTCAGCATCTCGCCGACAGCGCTGCGCTCGACCTCCGCACGTCGGACCCGGAACGCCTCCACGCGTACCCGCTCCACTAGATCGAAGACCTCCGGGCCCTCGTGATCGCGAATGGTGTCACCGAGTACGCCGCCGAGGAACCGGATGTCCTCGCGCAGCGGCAGGGTCGCGTCGTTTCCTTCAGCGGTCTGCGCATCGCCCATGATCAGACAGTATGGACGGCCACCGTGCCGGTAGCTGTAACGGCACACACGGTCCGGCCGAACCGTGTGCGCCGGAGGCCGCGAACTCCGGCTATCGGCACCACCCGGGAGCGGTCTCGTCCGGCCGCGACAGCCACATCGCGGTCGCGACCACACCCGCGGTGAACACCAGTTCGGCACAGTTGGTGACCAGCACAGGCGGCATCGCCGCCGAGACCACCGTCATGATCACGGTGGTCACCGTCCACAGCCGATAATCCCGGACCCGCCATACCGCGACCGCCGCCACGAGAACCACCAGCACGGTCACGACCGGCGGCAGTACTCCGGCGACCGACGCGTGCGCGGTCGTATAACGCACAGTGCCCGCCCATTCCCGCGGTTCCAGAGTGAGCGGCGTCAGTTCGCCGAACACCCCCAGCACGATCACGGCCACAGTTGTCCCCCACACTGCCACCCGCACCCAGGCGCTGTGAGCCCAGCCGACCCCCGCCCGGGCCGCGGCGGCGCACGCCCACGGCATCAGCAGTGGCGTGAGCACGATGTGCGCCACGAAACGGGGCACCGACCAGGACTCCAAGACCGGGCCCGCCCCGATCCGATACCCCGCCGCGAGCACTGCGTTGTCATAGGCCAGTGCCGCACACACCAGTGCGGGCACGATCGGCAGGCGATCCCCGGTCCGCCGGATCCTGAGTACGCACCGGACGGCGAGTGTCAGTTGTCCGGCGGCGAGTACCGCGAAAAGTCCGGCGGCGAGCACAGGCATCCTTCCCGCCCGCGTTCACCGGGGCCGGTCGGCCACGATACCGGCGCCGGAGCGCAGCGGTGCCGACCGCGTCGCCTCAGCGGTGCCGGCGACGTCTATCCAGGACGTCTATCCAGGACTTCGACGGCCGCACCGGACTGCGTGCCGAGGGGGCGCGCACCGGTACCCAGGTCCTTCTCGAACCGGCACAGCCGGGCGATACCGGAAGCCACCTCTGCGAACTCCGCCGCCGTGTAGAGCGCCCGAGCCTCGGGTTGGCGATCTCCGACCGTCGCCGCCACCCGCCGGTAGCCGAGCCTGATCATCTCCGCCTCCAGCTCGGCGAGAACCCGGGTCGCCAGCCCGGCGCGGCGATGCTCACGCGCGGTCCACACACGCTTCAGCTCGGCGGTCGTCGCATCGCCCCTGCGGAAACCACCGCCCGCGACCGGGCCGCCGTGGTCCACCAGCACCAGCAGATCGCCGTCGGGTGCGGCGAAATCGGTGGCGGGGCAATCCCGGAGCCGCCGGTGGATCGCGCCGGCGGTGTCCCCGTACCGGATGCTGTGGTCGATGGCGAGTTCCGCGAGCAGCGCGACGGCCAGCGGATGTTCCTGGTGCACGTGATATAAACGCAGGCCGCGGGCCCGCATATCGATCGCAGACGGTGTACCCACGCTCGGTACCTCCATCACCCCTGGCCGTTGCGCCACACCACTCGGCCACTCCGGATGGTGATGCCGAGATTAACGAACCGGCGGGGGCCGGCACACCGGTTCGGGTCGTGTGTCGTCGAACTCTGGACACTGTTACTTTCCGTTTACACCACCTTCTGTTAACCGAGTGGCGATCCGGTGTCAGCACCGGCGCTACCGATCCGCGCGCGCCGGCTCCGGCCCTGCGGTGAGTACCGCGCGCCACTTCAGTGCGAGCAGCAGTGCCACCGCTACCAGCGCCGCGCTCACCCATATCGGACCCAGCTCACCCGCGCCCGTATCCAGAGCGAACGCCGCCAGCACGGGACCGGCCGCGGCACCGAGGTTCAGGGCCGCGGTCGCATAGGAACCCGCCATGGTCGGAGCCGCCGCGGCCTCGTAGAGGACCCGGGCGATGAGGGTGCTCCCCACCGCGAAGGACAGCGCGCCCTGCATGCACACCAAGGTGAGCAGCGCGATGGGACGGTCGGCGGTCGTGGCGAGCGCGAACCACCCACCACAGAGCAGCGGCCCGGCCACCACGATCACCGCCCCGGCACGGTTGTCGGACAACCGCCCGGCGGCCGTCACCCCCGCGAAGGAACCCGCACCGAATAGGACGAGGGCCACCGGCACCCAGAGCGGGGCGAGCCCGGCAGTCCCGGTCACCAGCGGTGCGAGGAAGGTGAAACTGCCGAAGGTGGCGGCGTTCACGAGGGCCCCCAGCACCATGACCACGAGCAGCCGCGGACGGCGCAACTGGGCGAGTTCCCGGCGGAGATGCGGGCGCGCGGGAAGATCGGTCGTAGGCAGGCGCTCCGGAATCCCGGCGAGAACCCCGGCTGCCACCGGCAGGCAGATCACCGCGATCGCCCAGAAGGTGGCCCGCCAGCCGAACAACGTACCGAGCAACGCCCCGCCCGGCACCCCCGCCACCGTGGCCACGGCGGTGCCGGCCAGCAGGACCGCCAGTGCCCGCCCCTTGTTCCCGGCCGGAACCAGCGCGACGGCCGCGGTCAGCGCGACGGCGAGAAATCCGGCGTTCGCGACGGCTGCCACCACCCGGGTGGCCACGAGGAAAGCGAAGCTGCCGGTCACGGCACCGGCCATATGCGCGGCCAGGAACACGAGCAGGAAGCCCAGCAGACCGGACCGCATCGGCCAGTTCCGCGCGAGAGCCGCCATCAGCGGTGCACCCACAACCATCCCGACCGCGAATGCCGAGGTCAGTAGGCCGGTGGCGCCGAGGCCCACACCGAGATCGGCCGCGATATCCGGGACCAATCCGGCCAGCATGAATTCCGAGGTGCCCATGGCGAAGATCGCCAGTGCGAGCAGATAGAGAGCAAAAGGCATGGAGGACTCCGAGGTGGAAGAGACAGGAATCGTCTCGGCACCCCGGTCAACGCCCGGGAATCACCGGATCACCGTGCCGGTCGAAACACGGCACGGCCACTGCACAGCGAAAGTTCAGGGGCTGACGGGGATGACCGGCAGCCCTGCTCTGGATGCCTCCGGGCTCGACATGCGACAGAGATTAGCGACTCGCAGACGTGATCGCCCAATTATTTTCCGGACACCGGCTCGCGACGGTGACCCCGGAAGC is a genomic window containing:
- a CDS encoding GNAT family N-acetyltransferase, giving the protein MGTPSAIDMRARGLRLYHVHQEHPLAVALLAELAIDHSIRYGDTAGAIHRRLRDCPATDFAAPDGDLLVLVDHGGPVAGGGFRRGDATTAELKRVWTAREHRRAGLATRVLAELEAEMIRLGYRRVAATVGDRQPEARALYTAAEFAEVASGIARLCRFEKDLGTGARPLGTQSGAAVEVLDRRPG
- a CDS encoding Cmx/CmrA family chloramphenicol efflux MFS transporter, with product MPFALYLLALAIFAMGTSEFMLAGLVPDIAADLGVGLGATGLLTSAFAVGMVVGAPLMAALARNWPMRSGLLGFLLVFLAAHMAGAVTGSFAFLVATRVVAAVANAGFLAVALTAAVALVPAGNKGRALAVLLAGTAVATVAGVPGGALLGTLFGWRATFWAIAVICLPVAAGVLAGIPERLPTTDLPARPHLRRELAQLRRPRLLVVMVLGALVNAATFGSFTFLAPLVTGTAGLAPLWVPVALVLFGAGSFAGVTAAGRLSDNRAGAVIVVAGPLLCGGWFALATTADRPIALLTLVCMQGALSFAVGSTLIARVLYEAAAAPTMAGSYATAALNLGAAAGPVLAAFALDTGAGELGPIWVSAALVAVALLLALKWRAVLTAGPEPARADR